From Ignisphaera aggregans DSM 17230, the proteins below share one genomic window:
- a CDS encoding methionine adenosyltransferase (COGs: COG1812 S-adenosylmethionine synthetase~InterPro IPR002795~KEGG: pai:PAE0677 S-adenosylmethionine synthetase~PFAM: S-adenosylmethionine synthetase (MAT)~PRIAM: Methionine adenosyltransferase~SPTR: Q8ZYP7 S-adenosylmethionine synthetase~PFAM: S-adenosylmethionine synthetase (AdoMet synthetase)), producing MRNIIVNEYLWKGIENLNVEMVERKGLGHPDHIADAIAEHVSKELSKYYLKYFGVILHHNVDKVLVVGGQSKPQFGGGEVLHPIYIIVSGRATAYVKTSEGIEFVPIGRLVLKASKEWIKNNFRYLDPEQHVIIDYKIGQGSVDLVGIYELGVKKIPLANDTSFGIGYAPLSTLENIVLQTEKLLNSTEIKQKIPAVGEDVKVMGLRIGKKIKLTIAIAMVSRHILNKEEYISVKEEVKDVILDRISKYSLDYDIDVNINVADKPEEGIFYLTVTGTSAEHGDDGATGRGNRVNGLITPMRPMSLEAAAGKNPVSHVGKIYNVVARIIAEKCYAEVKGIKEIYVGLLSQIGRPIDDPLIVDVKVVPEKALTLDMVNEIQSIADEVMSKITNITEDILEGKVSLY from the coding sequence GTGCGAAATATCATAGTAAATGAGTATCTGTGGAAGGGTATAGAAAATCTCAATGTTGAAATGGTTGAAAGGAAGGGATTGGGTCATCCAGATCATATAGCTGATGCAATAGCTGAACATGTTAGTAAAGAACTTAGTAAATATTACTTAAAGTATTTCGGAGTTATATTACATCATAATGTGGATAAGGTATTAGTAGTTGGTGGTCAATCCAAGCCACAATTTGGTGGGGGAGAGGTACTTCATCCTATATATATAATAGTTTCTGGTAGAGCTACAGCATATGTTAAAACCAGTGAGGGAATAGAATTCGTACCTATAGGTAGACTTGTTTTAAAAGCTTCAAAAGAATGGATAAAGAATAACTTTAGATATCTTGATCCAGAGCAGCATGTTATTATAGATTATAAGATTGGTCAAGGGAGTGTAGATCTAGTAGGAATATATGAGCTAGGTGTTAAAAAGATTCCTTTGGCTAATGATACTAGCTTTGGTATTGGATATGCACCTCTATCGACATTAGAGAATATTGTTCTCCAAACAGAGAAATTACTTAATTCAACAGAAATTAAACAAAAGATACCTGCCGTAGGTGAAGATGTAAAGGTTATGGGTCTTAGAATTGGAAAGAAGATAAAGCTTACTATAGCTATTGCAATGGTTTCAAGGCACATCTTAAATAAAGAGGAATATATATCAGTTAAGGAAGAAGTTAAAGATGTAATCCTTGATAGGATTTCAAAATATTCACTAGATTATGATATTGATGTCAATATAAATGTTGCTGATAAGCCTGAAGAAGGAATATTCTACTTAACTGTAACAGGTACATCAGCAGAACATGGAGATGATGGTGCCACTGGCAGGGGGAATAGAGTTAATGGACTTATAACACCTATGAGACCTATGAGTTTAGAGGCAGCAGCAGGAAAGAATCCTGTTAGTCATGTTGGTAAGATATACAATGTGGTTGCACGTATTATTGCAGAGAAATGCTATGCTGAAGTTAAGGGCATTAAGGAGATATATGTAGGTTTATTGAGCCAAATAGGTAGACCTATTGACGATCCATTGATAGTCGATGTAAAGGTTGTACCAGAAAAAGCTCTAACACTTGATATGGTTAATGAGATACAGAGTATTGCTGATGAAGTTATGTCAAAGATTACGAATATAACGGAAGATATATTAGAGGGAAAAGTCTCATTATATTAA
- a CDS encoding Like-Sm ribonucleoprotein core (COGs: COG1958 Small nuclear ribonucleoprotein (snRNP) homolog~InterPro IPR001163:IPR006649~KEGG: sin:YN1551_0862 like-Sm ribonucleoprotein core~PFAM: Like-Sm ribonucleoprotein core~SMART: Sm-family ribonucleoprotein~SPTR: Q980S8 Small nuclear riboprotein protein (SnRNP-1)~PFAM: LSM domain) produces the protein MSTNQQKPSITPMRILRGSMNKSILVKVKEGSEYIGRLVMTDATMNVVLEDATEFSDGGKDVVAKYGRILIRGSQILFICVDYTEAKLRQASGV, from the coding sequence ATGTCAACAAATCAGCAAAAACCTTCAATAACACCTATGAGAATATTAAGAGGCTCTATGAATAAATCAATATTGGTGAAGGTAAAGGAAGGTTCTGAGTATATAGGAAGACTTGTAATGACTGATGCTACAATGAATGTAGTACTAGAAGATGCAACAGAATTTAGTGATGGTGGTAAGGATGTTGTAGCTAAGTATGGAAGAATACTTATTAGAGGAAGCCAAATTCTATTTATATGTGTTGATTATACCGAAGCAAAATTGAGACAAGCTTCAGGTGTATAG
- a CDS encoding protein of unknown function DUF814 (COGs: COG1293 RNA-binding protein homologous to eukaryotic snRNP~InterPro IPR008616:IPR008532~KEGG: sai:Saci_0795 hypothetical protein~PFAM: protein of unknown function DUF814; Fibronectin-binding A domain protein~SPTR: Q4JAL4 Conserved Prokaryal protein~PFAM: Domain of unknown function (DUF814); Fibronectin-binding protein A N-terminus (FbpA)) — protein sequence MNSTSYEPTKKNSMSWIDIKVWLNEQKNNILRSYIDNVYYIEKALIMRIKNSIKNLDSWLIIEPGKRINFLSTSIKPVSEEDPKTSLWRKNLKDCRIDDIEQYDNERIILIHLFCRNSRAKTIVVELLPRGVIAILDESKRILLASEYKEMKDRSIKLGMEYMFPPSRTLYPLDRDLIDKFIKNVSIGTIIKELGLPAEIVNSAAIECSITEKQLVDRVGIECLFSSINKWINTILNQPTPCIVYKDNNAIGFYPFIPPFYNTPNYNVVITSSFNEAIERYFLQYTEELLTKRTINEMVKEVEKLRKSIEDIDKKIVDFEKNLGDLKLRLQCYENHYTELEAIHKCVANIVKEIGWDYIRKCGNIVQFQPSTGSYTVSINGCSINLNVRYSLIHQYNELRKNISDIEKSIERALEEKVKLMQKINEMNNRILEEKQKVKVKLSLKKEWYEKYHWTITPTGFLVIGGRDASQNIQLIRRFLEPNDIVLHADIHGASTVIIKTGGRDVDEETLMEAATIAACYSKAWKSGLLAIDVFWVYGSQISLSPPTGEYLPKGSYMVYGKKNYIKNVSLKLALGIAIDENKNVKIVLGSENLVSRKSIAYMVIVPGDETPEKIVNTFLEYVKKNINIESPSIIKDEIIKEIPGKSKVIKLVTRDSSNGDTNAQSL from the coding sequence ATGAACTCGACATCTTACGAACCTACTAAGAAAAATTCTATGAGCTGGATAGATATAAAAGTTTGGTTAAATGAGCAGAAAAACAATATCTTGCGATCTTATATTGATAATGTTTATTACATAGAGAAGGCATTGATAATGAGAATTAAGAATTCTATTAAAAATCTAGACTCCTGGCTTATTATAGAACCTGGTAAGAGGATTAATTTTTTATCAACAAGCATAAAGCCTGTGTCTGAAGAGGATCCGAAGACTTCTCTATGGAGAAAAAATCTAAAGGATTGTCGTATAGATGATATAGAGCAATATGATAATGAAAGGATTATTTTGATTCATCTTTTTTGCAGAAATTCTCGTGCAAAGACTATAGTAGTTGAGCTTTTACCAAGAGGTGTTATAGCTATTCTAGATGAATCAAAGCGAATATTACTAGCATCTGAATACAAAGAGATGAAGGATAGGAGTATAAAGTTGGGAATGGAATATATGTTTCCACCTTCTCGAACCCTATATCCTCTGGATCGAGACTTAATAGATAAGTTTATCAAGAATGTATCCATAGGAACAATAATAAAAGAACTTGGTCTTCCAGCAGAAATTGTAAATTCTGCAGCAATTGAATGTTCAATTACAGAAAAACAACTTGTAGATAGAGTGGGAATTGAATGTCTTTTTTCATCAATAAACAAATGGATTAATACAATATTAAATCAGCCTACTCCATGTATAGTTTACAAGGATAATAATGCAATAGGATTCTATCCTTTCATACCACCATTCTATAATACTCCCAATTATAATGTAGTAATAACATCATCATTTAATGAAGCTATAGAACGTTATTTTTTACAGTATACTGAAGAATTGTTAACTAAAAGAACAATTAATGAGATGGTTAAGGAAGTTGAGAAGTTAAGGAAAAGTATAGAAGATATTGATAAGAAAATTGTCGATTTTGAGAAAAACCTAGGAGATCTAAAACTAAGGTTACAATGCTACGAGAATCATTATACCGAACTTGAAGCAATTCATAAATGTGTTGCAAATATTGTTAAAGAGATTGGTTGGGATTATATAAGGAAATGTGGAAATATAGTTCAATTTCAGCCTTCAACAGGAAGCTACACTGTATCGATTAATGGATGTTCTATAAACTTGAATGTAAGATATTCACTTATACATCAATATAATGAATTAAGGAAGAATATATCAGATATTGAGAAATCTATTGAAAGAGCCTTAGAGGAAAAAGTAAAACTTATGCAAAAAATCAATGAAATGAATAATAGAATTTTAGAAGAAAAACAGAAAGTTAAAGTAAAATTAAGTTTAAAAAAGGAATGGTACGAAAAATACCATTGGACAATCACTCCTACAGGTTTTTTAGTCATTGGTGGTAGGGATGCAAGTCAAAACATACAATTAATTAGAAGATTTCTAGAGCCAAATGATATAGTTCTACATGCTGATATACATGGTGCTAGTACTGTAATTATAAAAACTGGTGGAAGAGATGTAGATGAAGAAACTCTTATGGAGGCTGCAACTATTGCTGCTTGTTATAGCAAAGCATGGAAAAGCGGCTTACTAGCCATAGATGTTTTCTGGGTATATGGATCTCAAATCTCTCTTTCACCTCCAACAGGAGAATATCTTCCTAAAGGTTCATATATGGTCTATGGAAAGAAGAATTATATTAAAAATGTTTCACTAAAATTAGCACTAGGTATAGCTATTGATGAAAATAAAAATGTGAAGATAGTTCTAGGGTCTGAAAATCTAGTATCGAGAAAGTCTATAGCCTACATGGTTATAGTCCCTGGTGATGAAACTCCAGAAAAAATTGTTAATACATTTCTAGAATATGTAAAGAAGAACATTAATATAGAATCCCCATCTATAATTAAAGATGAAATTATAAAGGAAATTCCAGGAAAAAGTAAAGTAATTAAACTAGTTACAAGAGATAGTAGTAATGGGGATACCAATGCTCAAAGCCTCTGA
- a CDS encoding hypothetical protein (KEGG: sin:YN1551_1552 hypothetical protein~SPTR: C4KH35 Putative uncharacterized protein~PFAM: Sugar-specific transcriptional regulator TrmB): protein MSTPAGVFDSFVKLIGITSKRDPQKGAIIYITTSLTDLKMKLEEIKRRLKDRDDELLTNAVKALSSGDKDRASIYASEIAEVRKLIKIVHIALLAIERLLERSKTMNIVNDLRALGTTLGILNELKTMFANTMPELASTLDTIVSNVNMLVSATKSPEVSINVVTKTKEVEEILKEVEKQAEEKMRSSLTPIPVQLEDMVNVAQKTALENTMTFIDRKSLVESVTPTSYSPHAIQTVSYSSLTHGIDSGLEFQIYSYIVNSKGIINIRECANKFGISDKDVLMVLKRLEQKGLIRIS from the coding sequence ATGTCTACACCAGCAGGGGTTTTTGATTCTTTTGTTAAATTAATAGGTATAACCTCGAAGCGTGATCCTCAAAAAGGTGCAATTATATACATTACTACATCTTTAACAGATTTAAAAATGAAGCTTGAAGAAATAAAGAGAAGACTTAAGGATCGTGATGATGAACTTCTAACTAATGCTGTAAAAGCTTTGAGTAGTGGTGATAAGGATAGGGCTTCAATCTATGCCTCAGAGATAGCTGAGGTAAGGAAGCTCATAAAAATAGTACATATAGCACTATTAGCAATAGAAAGGCTGCTTGAAAGAAGCAAAACTATGAATATTGTCAACGACTTAAGAGCTTTAGGAACAACGCTTGGGATACTCAATGAACTAAAGACCATGTTTGCAAATACAATGCCAGAGTTAGCATCAACATTAGATACAATAGTAAGTAATGTTAATATGTTGGTATCAGCAACAAAGAGTCCTGAGGTTAGCATAAATGTTGTTACAAAGACTAAAGAAGTAGAGGAGATTCTTAAAGAAGTAGAAAAACAAGCAGAAGAGAAGATGAGAAGTTCGCTAACGCCCATCCCCGTTCAATTAGAAGATATGGTTAATGTTGCACAGAAAACGGCATTAGAGAATACAATGACATTTATTGATAGGAAAAGCCTTGTGGAATCAGTTACACCAACTTCATATAGCCCTCATGCTATACAAACAGTTTCATATTCATCTCTAACACATGGTATTGATAGTGGTCTTGAGTTTCAGATATATAGCTATATAGTAAATAGTAAGGGAATTATAAACATAAGAGAATGTGCTAATAAATTTGGTATAAGCGATAAAGATGTGTTAATGGTTTTAAAAAGATTGGAACAGAAGGGACTTATAAGAATTTCATAA
- a CDS encoding Protein of unknown function DUF460 (COGs: COG2433 conserved hypothetical protein~InterPro IPR007408~KEGG: hbu:Hbut_0082 hypothetical protein~PFAM: Protein of unknown function DUF460~SPTR: A2BIZ7 Conserved archaeal protein~PFAM: Protein of unknown function (DUF460)) → MVKSMRVLGIDIVRGSPLSRTTPPYYSAVIIDENGLVYEAPEIPLKSIIRLILEYKVNRIGLDNIYEIAPTSKSIARILGMFPADVEIYQVTIEDKNFVSLVNQALKIGLDITKKPRPLQTAYICALLALNGIGTIIRGKERKTKIIISKARSVGSGGSSANRFARGMRTAILRATREIKYLLDKASLNYDLVFRRGSGGLDSAVFIVYSDYKTVRKVIKPFEGNDVRIIIKPEYTTIEFVNEKDSRKRPIIVGIDPGMETGIAIIDLSLQNVFLTSSKELDRMEIINLIYNIGIPALIATDKNPPPESVKKIASTIGVPLYIPSHSLSIEEKERLVEIVKNRLDIDIKTVHERDALAAALKAYKTYEKKFIELERKLMDLDIDIDIDEMKLLLLQGKTINEILEHVIETYIESTLNGYGEERARYNYIVNAIEDEEKDRKIRNLENRVKELLKEREVLRNRIHELEQKLSKLEYESKFKGMPINIDDIELNKLRERIKQLQNTIDTLLKEIEENKKRTQFLETMINKLVLSEYVGIPKLRILSVSGIMDVIDLVRATKVILLEEPIIEPDALKLVKELNCIIILQKCEENLKSFLLEHEIPTACNLDKISEINSIVFTSKLDLDSKISEALKEVNLYREKLRKLRYIDSKRLLEIIDEYRKQLLNGSH, encoded by the coding sequence ATGGTTAAAAGCATGCGTGTACTAGGTATTGATATAGTTCGTGGAAGTCCTCTATCTAGAACCACTCCTCCATACTACTCTGCAGTTATAATTGATGAAAATGGATTAGTTTATGAAGCACCTGAGATTCCGCTAAAGAGTATTATTAGGTTAATTCTTGAATACAAAGTAAATAGAATAGGTCTAGATAATATATACGAAATTGCACCAACAAGTAAAAGCATAGCTCGAATATTAGGGATGTTTCCAGCAGATGTTGAGATATATCAAGTTACGATTGAAGATAAAAACTTTGTGAGCTTGGTTAATCAAGCACTGAAAATAGGCTTAGATATAACAAAAAAGCCTAGACCTCTCCAAACAGCCTATATATGTGCATTACTAGCACTAAATGGTATTGGAACTATTATAAGAGGAAAGGAGAGAAAGACTAAAATAATAATTTCTAAAGCAAGATCTGTTGGATCTGGGGGTAGTAGTGCCAATAGATTTGCTAGGGGTATGAGAACAGCTATTTTAAGAGCTACTAGAGAGATAAAGTATCTATTGGATAAGGCCTCTCTCAACTATGATTTAGTCTTTAGGCGAGGAAGCGGAGGATTGGATAGCGCGGTATTTATTGTATATTCCGATTATAAAACTGTAAGGAAAGTTATAAAGCCCTTTGAAGGTAATGATGTAAGAATAATTATAAAGCCAGAATATACAACAATAGAATTTGTTAATGAAAAAGACTCTCGTAAGAGACCAATTATTGTTGGAATAGATCCAGGAATGGAAACAGGAATAGCAATAATTGATTTATCACTACAAAACGTTTTTCTAACATCATCTAAAGAACTAGACAGAATGGAAATAATTAATCTCATTTATAATATAGGCATACCAGCATTAATAGCTACAGATAAGAACCCTCCTCCAGAAAGCGTTAAAAAAATTGCATCAACAATTGGAGTACCTTTATATATTCCATCACATTCACTATCTATAGAGGAGAAGGAGAGACTTGTAGAGATAGTTAAAAATAGATTAGATATTGATATAAAAACAGTACATGAGAGAGATGCCTTAGCTGCTGCATTAAAGGCATATAAAACATATGAAAAGAAATTTATAGAACTTGAGAGAAAGCTTATGGATTTAGACATAGATATAGACATAGATGAAATGAAATTACTACTTCTCCAAGGGAAAACTATCAATGAAATACTAGAACATGTAATTGAAACATATATTGAATCTACGTTAAATGGATATGGAGAAGAAAGAGCTCGGTATAATTATATTGTCAATGCTATTGAAGATGAAGAAAAGGATAGAAAGATAAGAAATTTAGAGAATAGAGTTAAAGAATTACTTAAGGAGAGAGAGGTGCTTCGAAATAGAATCCATGAATTGGAGCAAAAGTTGAGCAAACTAGAATATGAGAGTAAATTCAAAGGTATGCCTATTAATATAGATGATATAGAGTTAAACAAGTTGAGAGAAAGAATAAAACAGCTCCAAAATACTATTGATACTCTATTAAAAGAAATAGAGGAAAATAAGAAAAGAACTCAATTTCTTGAGACTATGATAAACAAGCTTGTGTTATCAGAATATGTGGGTATACCAAAACTAAGAATTCTCTCAGTATCAGGTATTATGGACGTCATAGACTTAGTAAGAGCAACTAAGGTTATACTCCTAGAAGAACCTATAATTGAACCTGATGCTCTAAAGCTAGTAAAAGAGTTGAACTGCATAATCATTTTACAGAAATGTGAGGAAAACCTAAAAAGCTTCCTATTAGAGCATGAAATTCCTACAGCCTGTAACCTAGATAAAATTAGCGAAATCAACAGTATAGTATTTACTTCTAAACTGGATCTAGACTCCAAGATAAGTGAAGCATTGAAAGAAGTTAACCTATATAGAGAAAAACTTAGAAAACTAAGATATATAGATAGTAAGAGGTTATTAGAAATAATTGATGAGTATAGAAAACAGCTTTTAAATGGATCTCATTAA
- a CDS encoding Protein of unknown function DUF431 (COGs: COG2428 conserved hypothetical protein~InterPro IPR007364~KEGG: hbu:Hbut_1107 hypothetical protein~PFAM: Protein of unknown function DUF431~SPTR: A2BLT9 Conserved archaeal protein~PFAM: Predicted SAM-dependent RNA methyltransferase), producing the protein MSFKVVIEHLEPCLNQWLLTEYKYVSDLFRERLIFTNVKKENHKAILSKLGQIISQSVIEYLKDLPEVIVLDPKASEPLKRQDLTNAKYVIIGGIMGDHPPKGRTWKFITSRLRNAISRNIGPYQFTIAGTAYILKQIERGLDLKDIRYVYGLKIEKKLSNEIIIEIELPYAFPLDEHNNIVLPENYIDIVYRYTTTYESRMLQTTNNYMDEYC; encoded by the coding sequence ATGAGCTTTAAAGTTGTCATTGAACATCTAGAACCATGTCTTAATCAATGGCTATTGACAGAATATAAATATGTATCAGATCTATTTAGAGAAAGACTTATATTTACAAATGTTAAAAAGGAAAACCATAAAGCAATTCTATCAAAACTAGGTCAGATTATTTCACAATCAGTAATAGAATATCTAAAGGATTTACCAGAAGTTATAGTTCTTGATCCAAAAGCCTCTGAGCCATTAAAAAGACAAGATCTAACAAATGCAAAATATGTAATCATTGGGGGTATAATGGGTGATCACCCACCTAAAGGAAGAACATGGAAATTTATAACAAGTAGACTTAGAAATGCTATATCGAGAAACATAGGACCATACCAATTTACAATAGCAGGTACAGCATATATTCTTAAACAAATTGAACGAGGCTTAGATCTTAAGGATATAAGATATGTCTATGGATTAAAAATAGAAAAGAAATTATCAAACGAAATAATAATTGAAATAGAGCTACCCTATGCATTTCCACTAGATGAACATAATAATATTGTACTCCCTGAGAACTATATAGATATAGTATACCGTTATACCACTACCTATGAATCAAGAATGTTACAAACTACTAATAATTATATGGATGAGTATTGCTGA
- a CDS encoding putative signal transduction protein with CBS domains (COGs: COG2905 signal-transduction protein containing cAMP-binding and CBS domains~InterPro IPR000644~KEGG: hbu:Hbut_1145 hypothetical protein~PFAM: CBS domain containing protein~SMART: CBS domain containing protein~SPTR: A2BLX1 Conserved archaeal protein~PFAM: CBS domain) has protein sequence MLKASDVMVPNPIQIRALATVYDAIKLMERHNIASLIVTDENDVVLGVITAKDIVIRVLAKGLDIKTTKIIEIVSKPVTVVEPDTLLKDVVNMMIGTGHGHIPVVNKAGKAIGIVTIDDILKFVPELLELAEIK, from the coding sequence ATGCTCAAAGCCTCTGATGTAATGGTACCAAATCCAATCCAGATTAGAGCTCTTGCCACAGTATATGATGCTATAAAACTAATGGAGCGTCATAACATAGCATCACTTATCGTTACAGATGAAAATGATGTAGTTCTTGGAGTAATCACAGCAAAAGATATAGTAATCAGAGTCTTAGCTAAGGGACTAGATATAAAAACAACAAAGATTATAGAGATTGTATCTAAACCTGTAACCGTAGTCGAACCCGATACATTGTTAAAAGATGTTGTCAATATGATGATAGGTACAGGTCATGGACATATACCTGTAGTGAATAAAGCTGGTAAAGCCATAGGAATAGTCACCATAGACGATATACTAAAGTTTGTACCAGAACTCTTAGAGTTAGCAGAAATAAAATAG
- a CDS encoding AAA ATPase central domain protein (COGs: COG0464 ATPase of the AAA+ class~InterPro IPR007330:IPR003959:IPR003593~KEGG: hbu:Hbut_0799 ATPase~PFAM: AAA ATPase central domain protein; MIT domain protein~SMART: AAA ATPase; MIT domain protein~SPTR: A2BKZ1 Predicted ATPase~PFAM: Vps4 C terminal oligomerisation domain; ATPase family associated with various cellular activities (AAA); MIT (microtubule interacting and transport) domain), giving the protein MSSKEYLEALARKYLNEALINERTGNKIDAAKNYRKAAEIMMRIFEYYRNSPMSDMYRNIAESYIKRAQELEEESKESISIGSGNRDEINTTNLEEAVKSYIVVEKPNIRFEDIVGLDEAKQAIMDSIIYPVKRPDLFPLGWPRGILLYGPPGCGKTMLAAAVANEIDGIFMKIDASNIMSKWLGEAEKRIATIFRYARNVGEKKPVIIFIDEADSLLGAYEHEIGGEARVRNQLLEEIDGINEKGKKHFIYVIAATNKPWKFDIGFLRRFQKRIYIPPPDKEARKQLLEYYTKFIRLAPNVNLDEVAEKTEGYSASDIRDIVLEAYLRTIRELFKSGNINGEPRPVDMNDFIAVISKRKPSISKELVKLYEQWAQNYGATA; this is encoded by the coding sequence ATGAGTAGTAAAGAATATCTAGAAGCATTAGCTAGAAAGTATCTAAATGAAGCTCTTATAAATGAACGTACTGGAAATAAGATTGATGCAGCAAAAAACTATAGAAAAGCTGCAGAAATAATGATGAGAATTTTTGAATACTATAGAAATTCGCCGATGAGTGATATGTATAGAAATATAGCTGAAAGCTATATTAAACGTGCTCAAGAGCTTGAGGAGGAATCGAAAGAGTCAATATCTATAGGTAGTGGTAATAGAGATGAAATAAACACTACAAATCTTGAGGAAGCAGTTAAATCATATATTGTTGTAGAGAAACCTAATATAAGATTTGAAGATATTGTAGGTCTCGATGAAGCAAAACAAGCTATAATGGATAGCATTATATATCCTGTTAAAAGACCAGATTTATTTCCACTAGGTTGGCCAAGGGGAATATTATTATATGGTCCTCCAGGCTGTGGAAAAACAATGTTAGCAGCAGCTGTTGCTAATGAAATTGATGGTATATTTATGAAGATAGATGCTTCAAATATTATGTCGAAATGGCTTGGAGAAGCAGAGAAGCGTATTGCTACAATATTTCGGTATGCAAGAAATGTAGGCGAAAAGAAACCAGTAATAATATTCATTGATGAAGCTGACTCACTACTTGGGGCATATGAGCATGAGATTGGTGGTGAAGCACGTGTTAGAAATCAATTATTAGAAGAGATTGACGGTATTAACGAGAAAGGTAAAAAACATTTTATATATGTTATAGCTGCTACTAATAAGCCGTGGAAGTTTGATATAGGTTTTCTAAGGAGATTTCAAAAGAGAATATATATACCACCGCCAGATAAAGAAGCTAGAAAACAGCTTCTAGAGTACTATACAAAATTTATTAGACTTGCACCTAATGTGAATCTCGATGAAGTCGCTGAGAAAACAGAGGGTTATTCTGCTAGTGATATTAGAGATATTGTATTAGAAGCTTATTTAAGAACTATTAGAGAATTATTTAAATCAGGAAATATAAATGGAGAGCCAAGGCCTGTAGATATGAATGATTTTATTGCTGTAATAAGTAAGAGAAAGCCGAGTATATCTAAAGAATTAGTAAAGTTATATGAGCAGTGGGCTCAAAACTATGGAGCTACAGCATGA